Proteins found in one Brachyspira murdochii DSM 12563 genomic segment:
- a CDS encoding tetratricopeptide repeat protein: protein MSYFEEGLKLFKEGEYKKAVELFNKALNKEENTKSEIYNYLGLSENALGNFEEAINYYDKAIETDENYAELYYNRANTKCNLGLYEEAVKDYDKVIELVPTHSKAYDDRGFAKGNLGYYEEALKDIDKAIILDSTNIDAYSDRAFIKLVSKKYYEAIEDYKKVLELDDKDVYAYNGIGDAKRSIGLYEEAIFYYNKAIEISPASSAYAYNNRGVCKIGLKLYNEAILDINKSLEIYDEYTDAYNNRAIAKYNLGLYEDSIKDFDKAIELNAQYYYAYNNRGNSKSALGLYEEAISDFDTALNIEPSYIDAYYNRALAKNNLGLHEYAVKDYDIVTEFDNNNIDAYYNKALSYYNLSDYKEALKNYDKVIELNPQSADAYNNRGFTKYCMGLYQEALKDYDKAIEINPDYERAKQNKEEALEKIKN from the coding sequence ATGTCATACTTTGAAGAAGGTTTAAAACTATTTAAAGAAGGCGAATATAAAAAAGCTGTAGAACTATTTAACAAAGCCTTAAATAAAGAAGAAAATACTAAATCAGAAATATATAACTATTTAGGACTTTCAGAAAATGCTTTAGGTAATTTTGAAGAAGCTATTAATTACTATGATAAGGCAATAGAGACAGATGAAAATTATGCCGAACTTTACTATAACAGAGCCAATACAAAATGCAATTTAGGTCTTTATGAAGAAGCTGTAAAAGACTATGATAAAGTAATAGAATTAGTACCTACACATTCAAAAGCATATGATGACAGAGGTTTTGCCAAAGGTAATTTGGGATATTATGAAGAGGCTTTAAAAGATATTGATAAAGCTATTATTTTAGACAGCACTAATATAGATGCATACAGCGACAGAGCATTTATAAAACTTGTTTCAAAAAAATATTATGAAGCAATAGAAGATTATAAAAAAGTTTTGGAATTAGATGATAAAGATGTGTATGCTTATAATGGTATAGGAGATGCTAAAAGAAGCATTGGACTTTATGAAGAGGCTATTTTTTATTATAATAAAGCAATAGAGATTTCTCCTGCAAGCAGTGCTTATGCATATAATAATAGAGGAGTTTGCAAAATAGGATTAAAGCTATATAATGAGGCTATACTTGACATAAATAAATCTTTAGAGATATATGATGAATATACTGATGCGTATAATAATAGAGCAATAGCAAAGTATAATCTCGGACTTTATGAGGATTCTATAAAAGATTTTGATAAAGCTATAGAATTAAATGCCCAGTATTATTATGCCTACAATAACAGAGGAAACTCTAAAAGTGCATTAGGTCTTTATGAAGAAGCTATAAGCGATTTTGATACAGCATTAAATATAGAGCCTTCATATATTGATGCATATTACAATAGAGCACTTGCAAAAAATAATCTTGGTCTTCATGAATATGCTGTCAAGGATTATGATATTGTAACAGAGTTTGATAATAATAATATAGATGCATATTATAATAAGGCACTTTCATATTATAATTTGTCAGATTATAAAGAAGCTTTAAAAAATTATGATAAAGTTATAGAATTAAATCCTCAATCTGCTGATGCTTATAACAACAGAGGCTTTACAAAATATTGTATGGGGCTTTATCAAGAGGCTTTAAAAGATTATGATAAAGCTATAGAAATAAATCCTGATTATGAAAGGGCTAAACAAAATAAAGAAGAGGCACTTGAAAAAATAAAAAATTAA
- a CDS encoding chloride channel protein → MKINFEIKYIKFFILSACIGAVVGFIVSIYRLLLYRLSVNVFYVSNFIFERWYYPILLFAFLIGMGCLIGYILTKYPQIRGAGVPQIKYYISLHEPKNIFLEILFKLFGSMISFASGISLGRAGPSMHVGMLVGLFFHKYFSKLSKYRRYLLVSGACAGMTATFSAPFTGIAFSFEELGEQKNHIVFVCIVFSSIASILVVEHIVGQGFILNFNLPKILEVRHYISLLPFGIICGILASILNFLMNFFSKMYQKINNDIIRPVPAFLLAGFMIMFFPYVLGSGDLLIGSIVKDKFSVSMLFILIFVKLFYTSVCATSGAVGGVFFPTFILGASIGSVYDTFLIKYFPDYAVYGDLFILLGITSLMSGITRTPIMVCILILEISNSISNFSALVIVAIISYMVAKVLGVTSIYDQDK, encoded by the coding sequence ATGAAAATAAATTTTGAAATAAAATATATAAAATTTTTTATATTATCAGCATGTATAGGTGCTGTTGTAGGTTTTATAGTTTCTATTTATAGGTTATTATTGTATAGACTAAGTGTTAATGTCTTTTATGTTTCAAATTTTATATTTGAAAGATGGTACTATCCTATACTTCTTTTTGCATTCCTTATAGGTATGGGCTGCCTTATAGGTTATATATTAACTAAGTACCCTCAGATAAGAGGTGCCGGAGTTCCGCAAATAAAATACTATATATCGCTTCATGAACCTAAAAATATTTTTCTTGAAATTTTATTTAAACTTTTCGGGAGTATGATATCTTTTGCTAGCGGTATTTCGTTAGGAAGAGCCGGTCCTTCTATGCATGTCGGTATGCTTGTGGGGCTTTTCTTTCATAAATACTTTTCTAAATTATCTAAATATAGGAGGTATTTACTTGTTTCAGGTGCTTGTGCTGGAATGACGGCTACTTTTAGTGCTCCTTTTACTGGAATTGCTTTTTCTTTTGAGGAGCTTGGAGAGCAGAAAAACCATATAGTATTTGTATGCATAGTTTTTTCTTCTATAGCTTCAATTTTAGTTGTGGAGCATATAGTAGGTCAGGGATTTATACTTAATTTTAATTTGCCTAAAATACTTGAAGTAAGGCATTATATATCGCTTCTTCCTTTTGGTATAATATGCGGAATACTGGCCTCTATTTTAAACTTTCTTATGAATTTCTTTTCTAAGATGTATCAGAAGATTAATAATGATATAATTCGTCCTGTACCGGCATTTCTGCTTGCTGGTTTTATGATAATGTTTTTTCCTTATGTTTTAGGAAGCGGAGATTTGCTTATAGGAAGTATTGTTAAAGATAAATTTTCTGTTTCTATGCTTTTTATACTTATCTTTGTTAAACTTTTTTATACTTCTGTATGTGCTACATCTGGTGCTGTAGGCGGTGTATTTTTTCCTACATTTATACTTGGGGCTTCTATAGGTTCTGTATATGATACATTTCTTATTAAATATTTTCCAGATTATGCAGTATACGGGGATTTGTTTATACTTCTTGGAATAACTTCTCTTATGTCTGGTATTACAAGAACTCCTATAATGGTATGTATATTAATACTTGAAATATCTAACTCCATTTCTAATTTCTCGGCTCTGGTGATAGTTGCTATAATATCATATATGGTTGCTAAAGTTCTTGGAGTAACTTCAATATACGACCAAGATAAGTAA
- the ychF gene encoding redox-regulated ATPase YchF, protein MALSIGIVGLPNVGKSTLFNALTNAHAEAANYPFCTIDKNEATAIIKDERVDKLAALFKSKKKVYNTTTFVDIAGLVKGASKGEGLGNKFLSHIREVNAVLHVVRVFEDGNITHIGDVDPLRDLDIILTELMLADIETVNARMEKQKKIAKGAKVKAAEEEVALLEKILPELNNFKPIFSLDLTDTEKEILKPLFLLTAKSMMIGANLSENELANPEKNSNYVTLQKYADERNIELIPFSAKIEADLQDLDEEERLSYLEDLGVKESGVARLTKAGHRLLKLLTFLTSGEDETRAWTVREGAYAPEAAGVIHSDFERGFISAEVINCDKLLELGSFVKAKEAGAIRLEGKQYLMQEGDVVTFRFNV, encoded by the coding sequence ATGGCTTTATCTATAGGAATAGTAGGACTTCCAAATGTAGGAAAATCAACACTTTTTAATGCTTTAACTAATGCTCATGCTGAAGCGGCTAATTATCCATTTTGTACTATAGATAAAAATGAGGCTACAGCTATAATAAAAGATGAAAGAGTTGATAAATTAGCAGCACTTTTCAAATCAAAAAAGAAAGTTTATAATACAACAACATTTGTAGATATTGCAGGACTTGTAAAAGGAGCTTCAAAAGGAGAGGGATTAGGCAATAAATTTCTTTCTCATATTAGAGAAGTAAATGCAGTTCTTCATGTTGTTCGTGTATTTGAAGATGGAAATATTACTCATATAGGAGATGTTGATCCTTTAAGAGATTTGGATATTATTTTAACAGAACTTATGCTTGCTGATATTGAAACTGTTAATGCCAGAATGGAGAAGCAAAAAAAGATAGCAAAAGGTGCTAAAGTAAAAGCGGCAGAAGAGGAAGTTGCATTGCTTGAAAAAATACTTCCAGAATTAAATAATTTTAAGCCAATATTCAGTCTTGATTTAACAGATACAGAAAAAGAAATATTAAAGCCATTATTCTTACTTACTGCAAAAAGTATGATGATAGGTGCTAATTTATCAGAAAATGAATTAGCCAACCCAGAAAAAAACTCTAATTATGTAACATTACAAAAATATGCAGATGAAAGAAATATTGAGTTAATACCTTTCAGTGCTAAAATAGAAGCAGATTTACAGGATTTGGACGAAGAGGAAAGATTAAGCTATTTAGAAGATTTGGGAGTCAAAGAATCAGGAGTTGCAAGGCTTACAAAGGCTGGGCATAGATTATTAAAACTTTTAACATTCCTAACTTCTGGAGAAGATGAAACAAGAGCTTGGACAGTTAGAGAAGGTGCTTATGCTCCAGAGGCTGCAGGTGTTATACACAGCGACTTTGAAAGAGGATTTATCAGTGCTGAAGTTATAAACTGCGATAAACTTTTAGAGCTTGGAAGTTTTGTTAAAGCAAAAGAGGCTGGTGCTATAAGACTGGAAGGAAAACAGTATCTTATGCAGGAAGGCGATGTTGTTACTTTCAGATTTAATGTTTAA
- the mgtE gene encoding magnesium transporter translates to MTENKEYTEIINIIENQRWDKLKYLLSNMHAAEVVDIIRILDNDKNRSMVFRLLSRENAAYVFSELDTEEQEKIIVSMSDNELKELMHDMSPDDRTSLFEELPADITKKIFSLMGEKDLNVTRQLLGYPEDSIGRIMTPEYIDVFPEYTVKQTLDYIRKYGKDSETFEVIYVVDKEETLLGYILLKDLLFASHDEKIEELMHTDIIYLSVYSDQEEAVRIGRKYDLLYIPVVDSKNALIGIVTIDDIFDIAEEEDTEDFHKLGAISIDDDFDGNIKQTNPLILYKRRISWLFILVFVNIISGYVIGMFEETISQYVSLIFFLPLLIDSAGNAGAQSSTLIIRSLSVGDVKKSDWFFMLCKEILVSLTLGITMSIAVSLIAVFRGGLMIALVVSLSMVLVVVIGSLIGLSLPFLFVKLKKDPTTSSVPLVTSICDISGTAIYLLLATTILSRLSH, encoded by the coding sequence ATGACAGAAAACAAAGAATATACAGAAATTATTAATATTATAGAAAATCAGAGATGGGATAAACTTAAATATTTGCTTTCTAATATGCATGCTGCTGAAGTAGTGGATATTATACGTATACTTGATAATGATAAAAATAGAAGTATGGTTTTTAGACTTTTATCAAGAGAAAATGCAGCATATGTATTTTCTGAGCTTGATACAGAAGAACAGGAAAAAATCATAGTTTCTATGAGTGATAATGAGCTTAAAGAACTTATGCATGATATGAGTCCTGATGACAGAACCTCACTTTTTGAGGAACTTCCAGCAGACATTACAAAAAAGATATTTTCTTTAATGGGGGAAAAAGACCTTAATGTTACAAGGCAGTTATTAGGATATCCTGAAGACAGTATAGGACGTATAATGACCCCTGAATATATTGACGTATTTCCAGAATATACTGTAAAACAGACTTTAGACTATATTAGAAAATACGGCAAAGATTCGGAGACTTTTGAAGTTATATATGTTGTAGATAAAGAAGAAACATTATTAGGTTATATTTTATTAAAAGATCTGTTATTCGCCTCTCATGATGAGAAAATAGAAGAGCTTATGCATACAGATATTATATATTTATCGGTATATTCAGACCAAGAGGAAGCTGTACGCATAGGAAGAAAATATGATTTGCTTTATATACCTGTAGTAGATTCCAAAAATGCTTTGATTGGAATAGTTACTATAGATGATATATTTGATATTGCTGAAGAAGAAGATACAGAAGATTTTCACAAATTGGGTGCTATCAGCATTGATGATGATTTTGACGGAAATATAAAACAAACCAATCCTTTAATTTTATATAAAAGGCGTATATCTTGGCTTTTTATTTTAGTATTTGTTAATATTATATCTGGTTATGTTATAGGTATGTTTGAAGAAACAATAAGTCAGTATGTTTCTTTAATATTCTTTTTGCCTCTTTTGATAGACAGTGCAGGAAATGCCGGGGCTCAGTCTTCTACTCTTATAATAAGAAGTTTATCTGTAGGAGACGTAAAGAAAAGCGATTGGTTTTTTATGCTTTGTAAGGAAATACTTGTTTCTCTTACTCTTGGTATTACTATGAGTATTGCAGTATCATTAATAGCAGTTTTTAGAGGCGGTTTAATGATAGCATTGGTGGTATCGCTTTCTATGGTTCTGGTTGTAGTGATAGGAAGTTTAATAGGTTTGTCCCTTCCTTTTTTATTTGTAAAGCTGAAAAAAGATCCTACTACAAGCAGCGTACCTTTGGTAACTTCTATATGTGATATAAGCGGTACAGCTATATATTTGCTGCTTGCTACAACTATATTAAGCAGACTTTCTCATTAA
- the murB gene encoding UDP-N-acetylmuramate dehydrogenase encodes MNKSIKGVLIRKNVSLKKFNTFRVNAKSSEFYVPETINGFIDLIKLLNEKDKRYLILGGGSNILFLDKVIEFPIIYTGFFSRIEHTSHNILAYSGARVIDTVKYAYKNAFTGLEFLYGLPGSIGGAAYMNARCYEHSVSEFIDSVGIIDDNIEYMHIGNADCKYDYKRSIFQNKKYIILDVRFKLNKSSKKLIKPEMNKYLKDRKTKHQFKYPSAGSTFLNDYNTNMIAGKVIDSINMRGVRLGGAMVSPYHANFIVNYNNASGYDILNLMRKVKEEVYNQKGITLNAEVRIVSNDEDAKL; translated from the coding sequence ATGAATAAATCTATAAAAGGTGTTCTAATAAGAAAAAATGTTTCACTTAAAAAATTTAATACTTTTAGAGTTAATGCTAAATCCTCAGAGTTTTATGTTCCAGAGACCATTAATGGATTTATAGATTTAATAAAACTTCTTAACGAAAAAGATAAAAGATATTTAATACTAGGAGGCGGAAGCAATATATTATTTTTGGATAAGGTAATAGAGTTTCCAATAATATATACAGGTTTTTTCAGCCGTATAGAGCATACATCTCATAATATATTAGCATATTCTGGGGCAAGAGTTATTGACACTGTGAAATACGCTTATAAAAATGCATTTACTGGTTTGGAATTTTTATATGGTCTGCCCGGAAGCATAGGAGGGGCAGCTTACATGAATGCAAGATGTTATGAGCATTCAGTATCTGAGTTTATAGACAGTGTTGGAATAATAGATGATAATATTGAGTATATGCATATAGGAAATGCTGATTGCAAATATGATTATAAAAGAAGTATTTTTCAGAATAAAAAATATATTATTTTGGATGTGAGATTTAAATTAAATAAATCATCAAAAAAATTAATAAAACCAGAAATGAATAAATATCTTAAAGACAGAAAAACAAAACATCAATTTAAATATCCTTCTGCAGGAAGTACATTTTTAAATGATTATAATACAAATATGATAGCAGGAAAAGTTATAGACTCTATCAATATGCGTGGGGTAAGATTAGGGGGAGCTATGGTTTCTCCCTATCATGCCAATTTTATAGTTAATTATAATAATGCCTCTGGTTATGATATACTTAATCTTATGAGAAAAGTAAAGGAAGAAGTATATAATCAAAAAGGAATTACTCTTAATGCTGAAGTGAGAATAGTATCCAATGATGAAGATGCAAAATTATAG
- the pfkA gene encoding 6-phosphofructokinase: protein MSDIKKIGVLTSGGDASGMNPAIRSVVRTAIANGLEVMGIKEGYQGLMYNDVYPMTAGSVGGIINHGGTILFSARSPEFQTEDGMKKAADNMRYHGMDALIVIGGDGTYKGALDFYNHHPDFPIVAIPGTIDNDIFGTDYTIGYDTAVNVAMDAIDKLRDTATSHGRCFVVEVMGRHAGYIALEVGIASGAEDILIPETPTDMDKIVEELQIAKKRGKKSSIIVVAEGDESGGAMEVAKQIEGKTGFDTRVTILGHMQRGGSPTSRERLMAARFGYIAVKALLEGKKNVAVGIWKGEYTYTPLTDAVKKVPKVDPIDLALCRTLAI, encoded by the coding sequence ATGTCTGATATAAAAAAAATTGGTGTATTAACAAGCGGAGGAGATGCCTCTGGAATGAATCCTGCTATAAGAAGTGTTGTAAGAACAGCAATAGCCAATGGTTTGGAAGTAATGGGAATTAAAGAGGGCTATCAAGGACTTATGTATAATGATGTATACCCAATGACAGCTGGAAGTGTTGGAGGCATCATTAATCATGGAGGAACTATATTATTTTCTGCAAGATCACCTGAATTTCAAACAGAAGACGGTATGAAAAAAGCCGCTGATAATATGAGATATCATGGTATGGACGCCTTAATAGTAATAGGCGGAGACGGAACTTATAAAGGGGCTTTGGATTTTTATAATCATCACCCTGATTTTCCTATAGTAGCAATACCGGGTACTATTGACAATGATATTTTTGGTACTGATTATACTATAGGTTATGATACGGCTGTTAATGTAGCAATGGACGCTATTGATAAATTAAGAGATACTGCTACAAGCCATGGAAGATGCTTTGTCGTAGAAGTTATGGGAAGACATGCCGGATACATAGCATTAGAAGTAGGAATAGCTTCAGGAGCTGAGGATATACTTATACCTGAGACTCCTACTGATATGGATAAAATAGTAGAAGAATTGCAAATAGCTAAAAAAAGAGGAAAAAAATCTTCTATTATAGTTGTTGCTGAAGGTGATGAGTCTGGCGGAGCTATGGAAGTAGCTAAACAAATAGAAGGTAAAACTGGTTTTGATACACGTGTTACTATACTCGGTCACATGCAAAGAGGAGGATCCCCTACTTCAAGAGAACGCTTAATGGCTGCAAGATTCGGATATATTGCTGTTAAGGCTTTACTAGAAGGCAAAAAAAATGTGGCTGTTGGTATTTGGAAAGGAGAATATACTTATACTCCTTTAACAGATGCTGTAAAAAAAGTGCCTAAAGTTGATCCTATAGACTTAGCACTATGCAGAACACTTGCTATATAA
- a CDS encoding DUF362 domain-containing protein, translating to MSKVAVIKCENYNLEEVKNAIKRALDLLGTIDLFIKENDKVLLKPNLLAAETAERSVTTHPIVFEAVVSILQEKTKNISYGDSPGIGRGSSAASKAGIDEAANRLNVQYADFEEPVGVTYEDGVQEKSFTIAKPIQEADVIISLPKLKSHALTTMTGAVKNQFGCIPGFRKAEYHLKLPDFEDFSTMLLDLNKLISPKLYIMDAILAMEGNGPRNGSPRKINAIIVSDDAVALDYTASQIISFDYNTIPTLKMGFKHGFCNKDDIEVLGDGIESVKVTDFKKPHKGVGIGRSLMKLSKFPIIKRLFAAIIPKPVIDKSKCVKCGVCVKVCPVTPLALNFDKKGKNSPPEYYYKHCISCYCCQELCPHKAIFLKRKF from the coding sequence ATGAGCAAAGTTGCTGTTATAAAATGTGAAAATTATAATTTAGAAGAGGTAAAAAACGCTATTAAAAGAGCTTTAGACCTGCTTGGCACAATAGATTTATTTATTAAAGAAAATGATAAAGTATTATTAAAACCCAATTTACTCGCAGCAGAAACGGCAGAAAGATCAGTTACTACCCACCCTATTGTATTTGAAGCTGTAGTATCTATACTTCAGGAGAAAACAAAAAACATTTCTTATGGAGATTCTCCCGGTATAGGAAGAGGAAGCAGTGCGGCATCAAAGGCTGGTATAGATGAAGCGGCTAATAGATTAAATGTTCAGTATGCTGATTTTGAAGAACCTGTAGGAGTTACATATGAAGATGGAGTGCAGGAAAAAAGCTTTACAATAGCAAAACCTATTCAAGAAGCTGATGTTATAATAAGTCTGCCCAAATTAAAATCGCATGCACTTACGACTATGACTGGGGCTGTAAAAAATCAATTCGGATGCATACCCGGTTTTAGGAAGGCTGAATACCATTTAAAACTTCCAGATTTTGAAGATTTTTCAACTATGCTCCTTGATTTGAATAAACTTATAAGTCCTAAACTTTATATAATGGACGCTATTTTAGCTATGGAAGGAAACGGACCTAGAAACGGAAGCCCTAGAAAAATAAATGCTATAATAGTATCAGATGATGCAGTGGCATTAGATTATACAGCTTCACAGATAATATCATTTGATTATAATACTATACCTACTTTAAAAATGGGATTTAAGCATGGTTTCTGCAATAAAGATGATATAGAAGTATTAGGAGACGGCATAGAAAGCGTAAAAGTTACAGATTTTAAAAAGCCTCATAAAGGTGTCGGCATAGGCAGAAGTTTGATGAAACTAAGCAAATTCCCTATAATAAAAAGGCTATTTGCTGCTATTATACCAAAACCTGTAATAGATAAAAGTAAATGCGTAAAATGCGGAGTATGTGTTAAAGTATGCCCTGTAACACCATTAGCACTTAATTTTGATAAAAAAGGTAAAAACTCTCCGCCAGAATATTATTATAAACACTGCATATCATGCTACTGCTGTCAGGAGCTGTGTCCGCATAAGGCTATCTTTTTAAAAAGAAAGTTTTAA
- a CDS encoding acyl-[acyl-carrier-protein] thioesterase has translation MYEMKTVVGTSQIDKDGLLKASSIFDLMQDCSFFQLDSDIELTKYFNENNISMFLVLRQVDIYKLPKYSDKITVRTYVYECNEAYGYRNTVIYDENDNELAICYAIGGFVDLSSGVLIRVPSSFIENYKFDKKQDMNYLPRKIKTDNNLLKEIDRFKVKKYCIDDNNHVNNARYIDMAIDYADDNFKRIRIEYRVPAALGDTIVVKKAVIDDKVLLKFDNEDNKTYAIIEFSYSL, from the coding sequence ATGTACGAAATGAAAACAGTAGTAGGAACAAGCCAGATAGATAAAGACGGACTTTTAAAAGCTTCATCTATATTTGACCTTATGCAGGATTGTTCTTTTTTTCAATTGGATTCTGATATAGAGCTTACAAAATATTTTAATGAAAACAATATAAGTATGTTTTTGGTATTAAGACAGGTTGATATATATAAACTCCCAAAATACAGCGATAAAATAACAGTACGCACTTATGTATATGAATGTAATGAGGCATATGGATATAGAAATACTGTAATATATGATGAAAATGATAATGAACTTGCTATTTGCTATGCTATAGGAGGGTTTGTAGATTTATCAAGCGGTGTTTTGATTAGGGTTCCTTCTTCATTTATAGAAAATTATAAATTTGATAAAAAACAGGATATGAATTATCTGCCTAGAAAAATAAAAACTGATAATAATTTGTTAAAAGAAATTGACAGATTTAAAGTAAAAAAATACTGTATAGATGATAATAATCATGTTAATAATGCAAGGTATATCGATATGGCTATAGATTATGCCGATGATAATTTTAAAAGAATAAGAATAGAGTACAGAGTGCCTGCCGCTTTAGGTGATACTATAGTTGTAAAAAAGGCTGTAATTGATGATAAAGTTTTATTAAAATTTGATAATGAAGATAATAAAACTTATGCTATTATAGAGTTTTCTTATAGTTTATGA
- a CDS encoding WecB/TagA/CpsF family glycosyltransferase, with translation MIENKSILGVRIDNFKATLEEILDYLKYGKNILIISLDVHQLLKVHYNKKLREIVNNASFVIAAHPSIAKAYKFIHKEELNYINNFILFSKVLDYIEGKKMSMFLFGDEEKYFFTISEKIKKIYPGIYMMGNYQNTKDKKELDKAFIGFKKIEPDVFLIYMNFKKSLYWFNNNKENLDMKFCIPFKRPLDSFAGKIKPPSMEILNKDKNERFYLKKNIFRIFLYFNYMRFWVLVFFEKITAKKPKETTNS, from the coding sequence ATGATAGAAAATAAGTCCATTTTAGGTGTTAGAATAGATAATTTCAAGGCAACTCTTGAAGAAATATTAGATTACCTTAAATATGGAAAAAATATACTCATAATATCTTTGGACGTGCATCAATTACTAAAAGTTCATTATAATAAAAAGTTAAGAGAAATTGTTAATAATGCTTCTTTTGTAATTGCAGCACATCCCTCTATAGCTAAAGCATATAAATTTATACATAAAGAAGAATTAAATTATATAAATAATTTTATTTTATTTTCAAAAGTCCTAGACTATATAGAAGGAAAAAAAATGTCTATGTTTCTCTTTGGCGATGAAGAAAAGTATTTCTTTACTATATCTGAGAAAATCAAAAAAATATACCCCGGCATATATATGATGGGAAATTATCAAAATACAAAAGATAAAAAAGAGTTAGACAAAGCATTTATAGGATTTAAAAAAATAGAGCCTGATGTATTTTTAATATATATGAATTTCAAAAAATCTTTATATTGGTTTAACAATAATAAAGAAAACCTAGACATGAAATTCTGCATCCCTTTCAAAAGACCTCTTGATAGTTTTGCAGGAAAAATAAAGCCCCCAAGTATGGAAATACTAAACAAAGATAAAAATGAAAGATTTTATCTTAAAAAAAATATATTTAGAATATTTCTATATTTTAATTATATGAGATTCTGGGTATTAGTATTCTTTGAAAAAATAACGGCAAAAAAGCCTAAAGAAACTACCAACTCTTAA